The following are from one region of the Tachysurus fulvidraco isolate hzauxx_2018 chromosome 15, HZAU_PFXX_2.0, whole genome shotgun sequence genome:
- the LOC113638025 gene encoding proline-rich transmembrane protein 2 isoform X2, translating to MALNTDTNQPTTALSVGQEEEQQHTEQLTIQQPDERSGQIPITSQPVKTEEHQDPPTDSESAPAPESLVQLNGLARDHLSVIDEKMETSNGVCPNAVDASPPTSSRSSPPRHHNFKAGHVHANGHARLGSRSGSMCHVGSPRPSLSRQPSALTESVGEDTKPNDYLFLAILACFCPLWPINIVGLTFSVMSRYSLQQGNVDGARRLGRNAKILSIVSLLGGILIITAAIFINWGREFH from the exons ATGGCTCTGAACACAGACACCAACCAACCAACTACTGCCCTAAGTGTAGGGCAGGAAGAAGAGCAGCAACATACTGAACAACTGACTATTCAACAACCAGATGAAAGGTCTGGCCAGATCCCAATTACCTCTCAGCCAGTAAAGACTGAGGAGCATCAAGATCCACCAACTGACTCAGAGTCTGCTCCTGCTCCAGAAAGCTTGGTCCAGTTGAATGGCCTGGCCAGAGACCACCTGTCAGTCATCGATGAAAAGATGGAAACAA GTAATGGAGTCTGCCCTAACGCTGTGGATGCTTCTCCTCCTACCTCTTCCCGTTCTTCTCCACCTCGTCATCATAATTTTAAGGCTGGTCATGTTCATGCTAATGGCCATGCCCGCCTCGGCAGCCGCTCAGGTTCGATGTGCCATGTTGGTTCGCCTCGGCCTTCACTTAGCCGCCAGCCTAGTGCTCTCACTGAGAGTGTCGGAGAAGACACCAAGCCCAACGATTACCTTTTCCTGGCCATACTTGCCTGCTTCTGCCCTCTCTGGCCTATCAACATCGTCGGCTTGACCTTTTCTGTTATG TCTCGATACAGTCTGCAACAAGGGAACGTTGATGGAGCGCGGCGTCTTGGCCGTAACGCAAAGATCCTCTCAATTGTCTCTCTTTTGGGTGGAATTCTCATAATTACTGCTGCCATCTTCATCAACTGGGGACGTGAGTTTCAC TGA
- the LOC113638025 gene encoding proline-rich transmembrane protein 2 isoform X1, giving the protein MALNTDTNQPTTALSVGQEEEQQHTEQLTIQQPDERSGQIPITSQPVKTEEHQDPPTDSESAPAPESLVQLNGLARDHLSVIDEKMETSNGVCPNAVDASPPTSSRSSPPRHHNFKAGHVHANGHARLGSRSGSMCHVGSPRPSLSRQPSALTESVGEDTKPNDYLFLAILACFCPLWPINIVGLTFSVMSRYSLQQGNVDGARRLGRNAKILSIVSLLGGILIITAAIFINWGLILKS; this is encoded by the exons ATGGCTCTGAACACAGACACCAACCAACCAACTACTGCCCTAAGTGTAGGGCAGGAAGAAGAGCAGCAACATACTGAACAACTGACTATTCAACAACCAGATGAAAGGTCTGGCCAGATCCCAATTACCTCTCAGCCAGTAAAGACTGAGGAGCATCAAGATCCACCAACTGACTCAGAGTCTGCTCCTGCTCCAGAAAGCTTGGTCCAGTTGAATGGCCTGGCCAGAGACCACCTGTCAGTCATCGATGAAAAGATGGAAACAA GTAATGGAGTCTGCCCTAACGCTGTGGATGCTTCTCCTCCTACCTCTTCCCGTTCTTCTCCACCTCGTCATCATAATTTTAAGGCTGGTCATGTTCATGCTAATGGCCATGCCCGCCTCGGCAGCCGCTCAGGTTCGATGTGCCATGTTGGTTCGCCTCGGCCTTCACTTAGCCGCCAGCCTAGTGCTCTCACTGAGAGTGTCGGAGAAGACACCAAGCCCAACGATTACCTTTTCCTGGCCATACTTGCCTGCTTCTGCCCTCTCTGGCCTATCAACATCGTCGGCTTGACCTTTTCTGTTATG TCTCGATACAGTCTGCAACAAGGGAACGTTGATGGAGCGCGGCGTCTTGGCCGTAACGCAAAGATCCTCTCAATTGTCTCTCTTTTGGGTGGAATTCTCATAATTACTGCTGCCATCTTCATCAACTGGGGAC TGATATTAAAGTCCTGA